CTCAGTGAATCCAACATCATCCGCCCCATTCCAACTCGCGAAGTTGGGGGGATAGGCTCGGCCCAGAACGTAGATCCACCCTCTCAGCCTTGCCGATGAGGCGCATCCCAGCCAGTAGCGGGTGCGGAAATCTCGATCTGCGTGCTTTCCATTGTTGCTGTGGCTCCGGTGGCGGCGACGGCACAGGCCAGACGTCGAATCAGGTGTCCGATGTGATGTCGGGCAATGCATCTTCACTCAACTATTCACTCCTCGACGGCAGCAGCCCGTGAGTCGAGAATTCGCACTCGCGGCGATCAGTTCTGACTCCGGCTTCGGAATCGCCAGAACGGGCTCATGGGAATTCACAATGGTGCCCGAGCCGAGCACGGGCCTGCTGGTTCTGCTTGGGTTGACTGGATTGGCCGGGAGCCGGCGCAGTCGCCGTTAGTCGGGCCGAATTCCACGGGCCGGCACGGTCGTGATCTCGTCGCATCCCTGAAAGGGAATCCCGTCAAGAGT
The DNA window shown above is from Myxococcales bacterium and carries:
- a CDS encoding PEP-CTERM sorting domain-containing protein (PEP-CTERM proteins occur, often in large numbers, in the proteomes of bacteria that also encode an exosortase, a predicted intramembrane cysteine proteinase. The presence of a PEP-CTERM domain at a protein's C-terminus predicts cleavage within the sorting domain, followed by covalent anchoring to some some component of the (usually Gram-negative) cell surface. Many PEP-CTERM proteins exhibit an unusual sequence composition that includes large numbers of potential glycosylation sites. Expression of one such protein has been shown restore the ability of a bacterium to form floc, a type of biofilm.): MSREFALAAISSDSGFGIARTGSWEFTMVPEPSTGLLVLLGLTGLAGSRRSRR